The genomic window GCGCGCATCGATGAACAGCGGCCAGTCGGTTCGGAGCCGAACTGGCTGGTGGCGCCCGCCGTCGCCTATGGCGCCAGCGGTGAGCATCAAAGCTTCGCGGGAACCATTTCCATCGGTACCGAGGCGCTGACCGCCTTACTCGTCGAATACGGCCGCTCGGCGGCCTGCTGGGCCGAGCGGCTGCTCTTCGTCAACGGCCATGGTGGCAATGTCGGCGCTCTCACCAGCGCCGTCGCCCTGTTGCGCTCCGAGGGGCGCGACGCCGGATGGTGCGCGTGCGCCTCCTCGGGGGCCGACGCCCACGCCGGTCACACTGAAACATCGGTGTTGCTGCACCTTTCGCCCGACGACGTGCACACCGACCGGTGGCTGGCGGGCAACGACGCTCCGCTGTCGGAATTGCTGCCGTCGATGCGCCGCGGGGGAGTGGCGGCGGTGAGCCGGATAGGGGTGTTGGGGGACCCCACCACGGCGACCGCGAGGGAGGGGAAGCGGATTTTTGCCGAGATGGTCGACAACTGTGTTCGTCGAATCGCCCGGTGGCTGCCCGGGCCCGACGGGATGCTGACATGACCGTTGCCCGATTGCCTGACGGTTTCGCCGTACAGGTTGACCGCCGCGTGCGTGTTCTCGGCGACGGGTCGGCACTGCTGGGCGGCTCACCGACGCGGTTGCTGCGACTGGCTCCCGCCGCCCAGAACATGATCACCGACGGCCGCCTCAAGGTTCGCGACGAGCTCAGCGCGCAACTGGCGCGCACCCTGCTCGATGCCACCGTGGCCCATCCGCGCCCGGCCAGCGGCCCCTCGCACCGGGACGTCACGGTGGTTATCCCAGTGCGCGACAACCCTTTTGGGTTGCGGCGCTTGGTCAGCTCGTTGCGCGGGTTGCGCGTCATCGTGGTGGACGACGGATCCGCGCAGCCCGTCAAGGTGGAAGAATTCACCGGCGCGCACTGCGCCATCGAAGTGCTGCGTCACCCGAGCAGCAAGGGTCCGGCCGCCGCGCGCAACACGGGGCTGGCCGCCTGCACCACCGACTTCGTGGCATTCCTCGACTCGGACGTGGCACCCCGGCGTGGCTGGTTGGAAGCCCTGCTCGGCCACTTCTGCGACCCCACCGTCGCGCTGGTCGCACCCCGCATCGTCGGGCTGGCCCACAGCGAGAATGTGGTTGCGCGCTACGAGGCGGTGCATTCCTCCCTGGACCTCGGCCAGCGCGAAGCCCCGGTACTGCCGCTCAGTCCGGTGTCCTATGTACCCAGCGCGGCGATCGTCTGCCGCACCTCGGCGATCCGGGAAATCGGCGGATTCGACGAGACGCTGCACTCGGGCGAGGACGTCGATCTCTGTTGGCGGCTGATCGAAGCCGGTGCCCGGCTGCGCTACGAACCGATCGCGCTGGTCGCCCACGACCATCGGACCGAGCTGCGAGACTGGATCGCCCGCAAGGCGTTCTACGGCGGTTCGGCGGCGCCGTTGTCCGTTCGGCACCCCGATAAGACGGCGCCCGTGGTGATTTCGGGCTGGGCGCTGACCGCCTGGATCCTCATGTCGTTGGGTACGCGGCTCTCGCAGCTGCTGTCGCTGGTGATCGCGGTGTCCACGGGTCGGCGCATCGCCAACGCCATGCGCAGCGCCGACACGACGCTGGAGGACGTGTTGGTGGTCGCCACCCGCGGGTTGTGGTCGGCGGCGCTGCAACTCGCCTCGGCCCTGTGCCGGCACTACTGGCCGGTGGCGCTGCTGGCGGCGCTACTGTCTCGGCACTGTCGGCGGGTGGTGTTGGTCGCCGCGGTCGTTGACGGCGTGGTCGACTGGGTAGGCCGGCGCAACGTCGCCGACGACGACGTCGAGAAGATCGGCCTGCTGACGTTCCTGTTGCTCAAGCGGGTGGACGACCTGGCCTACGGAATCGGCCTGTGGTACGGCGTGCTGCGCGAACGCAACATCGGCGCGCTGAAACCACAGATCCGCACGTAACGCCGCCTTGAGCTCCGCCAGCCGGCACAGCGATGTCTTGATCGTCGGTGCCGGCAGCGCCGGATCTGTTGTCGCTGAGCGGCTTTCCGCCGATCCCGACCGTACGGTGACCGTGTTGGAAGCCGGGCCCGGCCTGGGCGATCCCGCACTGCTGACGCAGACCAGCAACGGTCTGGTGTTGCCGATCGGTGCGCGCAGCCCGCTGGTGTTGCGCTACCAGACTCAGTTGACCGAGCGGCCGATCCGGCAGATGTCCGTCGTGCGGGGAGCGACGGTCGGCGGTTCCGGCGCGGTCAACGGCGGGTATTTCTGCCGCGCACTGCCGCGGGACTTCGACCGTGCCCCGATCACCGGCTGGGCGTGGGCCGATGTCATCGACCACTTCCGCGCCATCGAAACCGACCTCGATTTCGACGGTCCGAACCATGGCGACGCCGGTCCCATCCGGGTGCGCCGGACCCGAGAAATGACGGGCACCACCGAACAATTCATCGCCGCTGCCCAGGCCGCCGGATTGCCCTGGATCGCCGACCTGAACGACGTAGGGCCCGATCCCGTCTCCGGCGTGGGCGCGGTCCCGCTCAACATCGTCGACGGCGTGCGCACCGGTTCGGGCGCGGGGTTCTTGCTGCCGGCGCTCAGCCGACCCAACCTGATCTTGCTGGAGCGAACGCGCGCGGTGCGGTTGCGCCTGTCCGGGAACAAGGTGGTGGGGGTGGACATGGTCGGTCCGGCTGGACTGGACAGCCGCACCGCTGACCGAATCATTCTGTGCGCCGGTGCGATTCAGTCAGCGCAGCTGCTGATGCTGTCCGGTATCGGTGACCCCGCGGTGTTACGGGCAGCCGATTTGCCTGTGGCAGTGGCGCTTCCGGTTGGTCTGAACTGCAGTGACCACCCGGAATGGGTGCTGCCGACGACGTGGAGGGTTGCTACCGGTCGACCGGTGCTGGAGGTGGTGCTGACCACTACCGACGACATCGAGATCAGGCCCTATACTGGCGGTTTCGTTGCGATGACCGGTGACGGCAGTGCAGGCCATCCCGATTGGCCGCACATCGGGGTGGCGCTGATGCAGCCGAAG from Mycobacterium kubicae includes these protein-coding regions:
- the mftG gene encoding mycofactocin system GMC family oxidoreductase MftG, encoding MSSASRHSDVLIVGAGSAGSVVAERLSADPDRTVTVLEAGPGLGDPALLTQTSNGLVLPIGARSPLVLRYQTQLTERPIRQMSVVRGATVGGSGAVNGGYFCRALPRDFDRAPITGWAWADVIDHFRAIETDLDFDGPNHGDAGPIRVRRTREMTGTTEQFIAAAQAAGLPWIADLNDVGPDPVSGVGAVPLNIVDGVRTGSGAGFLLPALSRPNLILLERTRAVRLRLSGNKVVGVDMVGPAGLDSRTADRIILCAGAIQSAQLLMLSGIGDPAVLRAADLPVAVALPVGLNCSDHPEWVLPTTWRVATGRPVLEVVLTTTDDIEIRPYTGGFVAMTGDGSAGHPDWPHIGVALMQPKSRGRVTVTSPDPDVPPRIEHRYDTAPDDIATLELGLELAREVTGDATDLGEPAWSTSQHLCGSAPMGSDAEVTAVVDHRCRVRGIENLWVIDGSILPAVPSRGPHATIVMLAHRATEFVA
- the mftF gene encoding mycofactocin biosynthesis glycosyltransferase MftF (Members of this protein family, MftF, are glycosyltransferases, members of PF00535 (glycosyl transferase family 2). The encoding gene is found as part of the mycofactocin cassette, in Mycobacterium tuberculosis, many other Actinobacteria, and occasional members of other lineages. Mycofactocin itself, a putative redox carrier, is a heavily modified derivative of the C-terminal Val-Tyr dipeptide of the mycofactocin precursor MftA (TIGR03969).); the protein is MTVARLPDGFAVQVDRRVRVLGDGSALLGGSPTRLLRLAPAAQNMITDGRLKVRDELSAQLARTLLDATVAHPRPASGPSHRDVTVVIPVRDNPFGLRRLVSSLRGLRVIVVDDGSAQPVKVEEFTGAHCAIEVLRHPSSKGPAAARNTGLAACTTDFVAFLDSDVAPRRGWLEALLGHFCDPTVALVAPRIVGLAHSENVVARYEAVHSSLDLGQREAPVLPLSPVSYVPSAAIVCRTSAIREIGGFDETLHSGEDVDLCWRLIEAGARLRYEPIALVAHDHRTELRDWIARKAFYGGSAAPLSVRHPDKTAPVVISGWALTAWILMSLGTRLSQLLSLVIAVSTGRRIANAMRSADTTLEDVLVVATRGLWSAALQLASALCRHYWPVALLAALLSRHCRRVVLVAAVVDGVVDWVGRRNVADDDVEKIGLLTFLLLKRVDDLAYGIGLWYGVLRERNIGALKPQIRT
- the mftE gene encoding mycofactocin biosynthesis peptidyl-dipeptidase MftE, with amino-acid sequence MNSSYHHRVPVLGELGSKTSSHLAISTSPSIMVPLGSTEQHGPHLPLDTDTRIATAVARAVAARIDEQRPVGSEPNWLVAPAVAYGASGEHQSFAGTISIGTEALTALLVEYGRSAACWAERLLFVNGHGGNVGALTSAVALLRSEGRDAGWCACASSGADAHAGHTETSVLLHLSPDDVHTDRWLAGNDAPLSELLPSMRRGGVAAVSRIGVLGDPTTATAREGKRIFAEMVDNCVRRIARWLPGPDGMLT